Genomic window (Streptomyces yatensis):
CGGGGTGTGGGCGTTCATCGCGCTCCGGATCAACATCGCCACGCTCACCGACAGCGCCGACAACGCGGTGGCCTTCCTGTCGCGGACGTTGCCACTGGACTTCCCGCCGCCCGGTGAACTGTTCTCGCTGATCTGGCAGACGCTGGCCATCGTGGTCTCCGCCACCGTGCTCTCGGTGGTGCTCAGCGTGCCGCTGGCCCTGCTGGCAGCCCGCAACACCACCCCGGGGGCCGGTGCCCGTCTCGTCTCGCGCGGTGTGATCGTGCTCTGCCGCGCGGTGCCCGAGGTGGTCTTCGCCATCGCGGCCTTCCGGGTCTTCGGGCTGGGCGGGATGACGGGTGTGGTGGCGCTCGGTGTCCACTCCGTCGGCATGGTGGGCAAGCTGTACGCCGACGCCGTCGAGCAGACCGACGAGGGGCCGCGCACCGCACTGCGCGCGACCGGCGCCGGGCGGCTGCAGCAGATCACCGCCGCGGTGCTGCCGCAGGCACTGCCGTCCCTGGTGGCCACCGCACTGCACCGGCTCGACATCAACCTGCGCGCCTCGGCCGTGCTCGGCTTCGTCGGCGTCAACGGGCTGGGATACGCGCTGTCCACGGCGATCACCACCCTGGACTACCAGCGGGCGATGGCCATCGCGGTGGTCCTGCTGCTGCTCTGCTTCGTCGCCGAGTCCATCTCCGGTGCCATCCGGCGCACGCTGCTCCAGGACGTCACCGCGGCGCGGCGGCCGCGCCCTTGGCGCCGGGAGCGAAAGGGCGCGCGCCGCGACGAGCGGCCGGGCGGCACGGCTCCGGCCCGCCCGTCCTCCGGCGCCACCGCGGCCACCACCGCCATCGCCACCGCGACGTCCCCGGCCCACGGTGGCACGGCCGTACGCCGCGGTCTGCCGCGCTGGGACGCCCGGCGGATCCGCCGCACCACCTGGCTGGTGCTCACCGTCGCCCTGGTCGTGGCCTCGGCCATCCGCTCCGGTCTGTCCTGGGGCACCCTGCGGCGCGGCGCCGAGTCGTTCTTCCCGACGCTGGGCGACTTCCTGCCGCCCGGCACCGGTGGGATCGGCGACCAGCTCTGGGCCGATCTGTGGGTCACCCTGCAGATCGCGCTCGCGGGCACCCTCATCGGGCTGGTCCTGGCGCTGCCGCTGGGAACCCTCGCGGCGCGGAACGTGGTGGGGTCGCCCCGGGTGGCCCGGTTCTTCCGCACGGTGATCCTCCTGGTGCGGGCCATCCCGGAGCTCGTCCTGGCGATCGTCTTCGTCGTCGTGACCGGCCTGGGCGCGGTCTCCGGCGCGCTCGCCCTCGGCGTCGGTTCGGTCGGCCTGCTCGGCAAGCTGGTGGCCGACTCCCTGGAGGAGACCGATCCGGGCCCGGCCCGGGCCCTGGTCGCCACCGGTGCCCGCAGGCACCAGGTGTTCTTCGGGTCCGTGCTGCCCCGGGCCTGGCCGGCGGTGGTGGGACACCTGCTGTACCAGCTGGACGTCAATCTGCGTTCGGCGACCCTGCTCGGCATCGTCGGCGCCGGTGGCATCGGCTACGACCTGCTGAACGCGGCCCGGGTGCTGCAGTTCCCGGTGGTCACCACCATCGTCCTGATGGTGCTGGCGCTGGTGCTGCTCATCGAGGGGCTGGCCGTCTGGGTGCGCAAGGTGTACGCCTGACACCCGGCACCGACCCCGCACCACCACTGACGCAAGGCCGCCGCCCCTCGGGCGGCGGCCTTGAACCGTCCCTCCCGGTGGCATCCCGAGGCCATGACATCTGTCCTCAACGTTCACCAGCTGGATGCGGAATGGTTTATTTCGCTGACTTGTCCGGACAACCCGTGGACGCTCAGAGTGGCGATGTGCCCAGAAGTCGATATACCGAGATTGCCGAGGTACTCGCCGCCGAGATCGCAGACCAGCCGGCTGATGTCCGGGTCGCCGGCGAGCACGAGATCGCCGCCCGCTTCGGCGTCAGCCGGGCGGCCGCCCGATCCGCCCTCCAGGAGCTGGAGGGCCGCTATCTGGTCCGCCGGGTCCGGGGCGCGGGCACCTTCGTCAGCCGTCCGCTGGACTACGTACTCTCCCAGAGCCGGGTCCCCTCGATGCACCAGACCATCCGCGAGGCGGGCGGTGAACCGCGCACCGTGGTGCGCGACGTGACCACCGTCCCGGTCACGGGCGCCATCGCCGAACGGCTGGAACGTGCCGAGGGCAGCGCGGTCCACCTGCTGACCCGGCAGTCGTACATCGACGGCCTGCTCAGTGGCTGGTCCCAGGAGTGGATCCCGGTCGACATGCTGCCGGAGCTGGACGCGGCCGTGCACGCCGTGGAGTCGCTGGACACGATCCTGCGGCAGATGTGCGGGGTGACCCCGGTCCGTGCCTGGTGCCGGGTGAGCAGTGTGCTGCCCGACCGGCGGGTGGCGGAGGGGCTGGAGACGGCGCACAACCGGCCGGTGTGGCTGGTGGAGAGCCTGAGCCGGGACGCGGCCTCCGGGCGCGCGGTGATGTGCAGCTCCACCTGGTCCCGCCCGGACAGCGTCCGGATCATCGTCGAGCTCGACGGCCCGGTCACCCCGTGACACCATCCCGCTTCCGGCGCTGGACATAGAGGCGGTTGCCCTCCGGGCCGGTCCATTCCAGCCGTACGACACCGGGGACGGCGGCGTCGGCGATGCGCGACGGATGGGACCAGTAGCCGAAGTTCGGATTGCGGAAGAACGTCGCCCACAGACGGCCGCCGTGATCCACGAAGAAGTTGTTGTGGCCGGCCCCGACCCCCGCGGTCCACCGCTGGGAGTACGGCCCCTCGAAGCTGTCCGAGACGGCCACGACGGCGTCGTACTGATACTGCACCCGGCCCGGGCCCGGTGGGTCGTAGGCATAGCGCGTGCTGCCGTCGGAATCGATGGACGTACGGTCCCACGCGGCCTGGACGAGGTAGTACTTGCCCCGGTACTTGAACACGTACGCGCCCTCGAGATACGGCTCGGGGGCGTACGGCATCTGCCGGAACGTGGGGAGCCTGGTCGTCGGGTGGATGTCCTCCATGTCGTTCCGGAACGGCGCGTACAGGTCGTTGTGGAGCACCAGCCACGCGTCGTCGCCCTCGGTGTAGAGGCTGCCGTCGATGTGGTGGTAGGCGCCGGGCTCGATGAAGTCCGGCCCGCCGATGAACGCATCGCCGAAGGGCTTGTCGAGGTTGCCCTCGACGAGCCGGTACGGGCCCTCGACCCCGCCCTCGCTCACCAGCAGGAACGAACCCACCTTCCGGGAGTGGTCGCCCATGCACGCGACGAGGTACCAGGTGCCGTTGAAGTAGTGCAGCTCCGGGGCCCAGACCTGGCCGCGCTTGCCGAACCGGTCGTCGTACCAGTAATCCTGCCACGGAGCGACGACCGTGCGCCCGGGCCGGTTCTCGCCGACGAACTCGGGCGACCACACCTTGCCCCGCTCGGCGCCGGGCCGGATGCCGGTCGTGTCCACCAGCCGCCATGGCCCCCGGAGGGACCGGGAGATCCACACGAAGATGCCGTCGTTCCAGGGGGCGGCCGCGTCGAGCCCGGGCACGCGGGTGGTGCCGGTGGCCACGTACAGCGGACGGCCGTCCACGACGAAGCAGTTGACGTAGGTGTCCCGCATCCAGACCACGCCGCGCTCCCGGTCGCGGGGCCGCGGTTCGAGCGGGAGGACGAAGGAGTTGTCCTGACGCGGCCACAGGTCCAGCCGGGTGTCCGCGAGGCCGTAGGGCTGGAGTTGGGGCCAGTTCGACGGGTGCCGCCGCATCGGCGCGCCCTCCGTGGGAGACGCCTGGGCCGCGGTCGCGGGCAGTCCCGCCGCGACTCCCAGGGATCCGGCGACTCCGGTCAACAACGTCCGTCTGTCGATGTGCAACCTGTGCTCGGAGTTGGTCGGCATGGAGCACAGCATGCGAACGCCCGCTGATTTACGTCAAGAGTCGCGACAAAAATGATCCGGAGGGGGCCGGATGGTAAGAGACGGCCGCCGACCGCGCATCCGCACCGCCGGGCCATGACCGTGGCCCCCGGCGGGTGCAGTATGGGGGTAGCTGAGGGGGGAACCCGCTGTGGGGCGCCCGGAGGGCCCGGACGCTCCGCCCGGAAGGCGGTGGCTCTATGGATCTGCCCCGTGCTCGCGCGCACGGCACCGTGGCGCAGCGGCTGATCGGCGATCACCTGTTGTCCGGCCGGATGGAGCCGGGGGAGGAGATCGCGCTGCGCGTGGACCAGACGCTGACGCAGGATGCCACCGGCACGCTGGTGATGCAGGAGCTGGAGGCGCTGGACCTGGACCGGGTCCGGACCGAGGCCAGCGTGCAGTACGTGGACCACAACATCCTGCAGGCGGATGAGCGCAACGCCGAGGACCATCTCTTCCTGCGCTCGGCCGCCCGCCGCTTCGGACTGTGGTTCTCCAAACCCGGCAACGGCGTCTCACACCCCACACATATGCACCACTTCGGCGCTCCCGGGAAAACCCTCGCCGGTTCGGACTCGCATACCTGCGCCGGCGGCTCCCTGGGCATGCTGGCGATCGGCACCGGCGGCCTGGAAGTGGCACTCGCCATGGCCGGACGGCCCCTCCACCTCACCATGCCCAAGGTCTGGGGCATCCGGCTGACCGGGGAACTGCCCCCCTGGGTGAGCGCCAAGGACGTGATCCTGGAGCTGCTGCGCCGTCACGGGGTGCAAGGAGGCGTCCAGCGTGTCCTGGAGTATTACGGACCCGGTCTGGCCTCCCTCACCGCGATGGACCGGCACGTCATCGCCAACATGGGGGCCGAACTCGGCGCCACCACCACCGTCTTCCCCGCGGACGAGGCGGTGCGCGACTTCCTCGACGGGGTGGGGCGTGGCGATGACTTCGTCGAGATCACCGCGGAACAGGACGCGTCCTATGACCTCGACGAGGAGATCGACCTGTCGTCCCTGGAGCCGCTCATCGCACGGCCCACCTCCCCGGGAAACGTCGTGCCGGTCAGGGAGGTGGCCGGAGAGCCCATCGCCCAGGTCGTCATCGGCTCCTCCGCCAACCCCGGGTTCCGCGACTTCGCCGTCCCGGCCGCCATGGTGGCCCGGCGGCAGGTCCCGGCCGGGGTGAGCTTCGACATCAACCCGACATCCCGCGAGATCCTCCAGGACCTGACGCGCCGCGGGGCGACGTTCGACCTGATCGCCGCCGGTGCCCGGATCCACCAGTCGGGCTGTCTTGGCTGCATCGGCATGGGACAGGCACCGGCCTCGGGACGCAACTCCCTGCGCACCTTCCCGCGCAACTTCCCCGGCCGTTCCGGCACCGAGGACGACGCGGTGTGGCTGTGCTCACCGGAGACCGCCACGGCCTCCGCGCTGAGCGGCGTCATCACCGATCCGCGGGACTGGGCCGACCGCCTCTCGGCGGACCCTCCCACGCCGGATCTGCCCGACCCGCCCTCGAACAACGACGCCATGCTGGAGCCGCCGTTGCCACCGGACGAGGCCGCGCGCGTGGCGCTGGAACGCGGCCCCAACATCTCCGCACTGCCCGAGCTGGATCCGCTGCCGGACAGTCTGCACGGCCCCGTGCTCCTCAAGGCCGGTGACGATGTCTCGACCGACGAGATCTCCCCGGCCGGAGCGGCCGCCCTGCCCTACCGCTCCAACATCCCCAAGCTCGCGGGATTCACCCTCACCCGGCTCGACCCCGACTACCCGCGGCGCGCCGAGGCGGTCCGGGAGGACACCGGGCATCTCATCGTCGCCGGTGCCAACTACGGCCAGGGCTCCTCCCGCGAACACGCCGCCATCACACCGCGCTACCTCGGACTGCGAGCCGTCATCGCCAAGTCCTACGCCCGTATCCACTGGCAGAACCTCGTCAACTTCGGTGTGCTGCCCCTGGAATTCGAGGATCCCGCCGACTACGAGCGCATCGAGACCGACGACCGGCTGCACCTGTCCGGGCTGCGCGAGGCCCTCTCCCCGGCCGGTGCCCCGACACTCCGCGTCCGCAATGCGACCCGGGACGAGGAGTACGCCGTCCGCCACCGGCTCTCCCCCCGGCAGCGGGAGGCCGTTCTCGCCGGTGGCGTCATCCCCGCCATGGCACCGCCGCCAGCGGCGGGACCGTAGGCGTCACACCGGCCCGGCGCCTGAGAGGCCGTCGGTGTCGGCGGCCGGACCGGGCAGCGCACGCGGTGCCAGCGCCCAGCCCAGCCGGGCCTCGCCCGAATCCGGCGACCAGCCGGTCAGTTCGGTGATCCTGCCGATGCGGTTGAGTACGGTGTTGCGGTGGCAGAAGAGCCGCTCGGCGGAGCGCCCCGCGGAGCCGCCGGTGCCGAGCCAGACCGACAGTGTCTCCAGGAGCACTTCACGCTCGACGGGTCTGCTCAGGACACCGCCCAGGTAGTGCGCCACCAGCCGCTCGGTGATCTCCGGCTGTTCGCACAGCAGGGCCTCCGGCAACCGCTCGTCGAGCGCCGCGACCTCGCCACTGCGCGGGGTGAGCGTGCGCAGCGCCCGTTCCGCCAGGCGCAGCGCCGACCCCGCCTCGGCGAGGCGGGCGAAGGGGGGTGAGACACCGGCGGTGGCGCCCAGATGCCTGCGCAGGATCCCGAGGAGCATCCCGGGGGCGCGCGGGCCGATCCGTACGATCCCCGCATACCGCTCGGCCCGTGGCCGCCAGAACGACCAGACGTCGGCCGCGGCCAGAACCGGCGCCGGATGGGGTGGCGCCGCCGGGTCCTGGGCCGCCACCACCATGGCGTAACGGTCCCGCTCGGGAACGCCGAGCGCGGCCGCCGCCGCCTTCGCCACCACCGGATCGTGGCCCCTCCCGTCCAGCAGCGCCTCGAACAGGGCGCCACGCCGGGTGTCCTGCCGATGGTGCAACTCCAGCTGCGCCATCCGATAGGCGTCGGCCATCACCGACGAATAGCGGTCGATGGTCTCCCACAGCGCCCCCGCGACCTCCAGCGCCGTGTCCTGGGCCACCTCGGACCAGCCGCGCAACACCTCGGTCATGGCCTGCCACATCACCCGTCCGCCACGCCGGTACGCCTGCAGCACCGTGTCCAGCGGCACCTGCTGGACGGCACGCCGCCGGCCCGTCTCGCGCGCCGCCTGTTCGAAGTCGCCCGTGGGCGGCAGGCCGCCGAAGTCCTCCAGCGCGCGGATCAGATTGTCCCGGCACACGGCGGTGAGGTCCGGGCCGGAGACCGGACGCTCCGAGGCGTACATCTCGCTGTGGGCATGGATGTCCGCCACCACGCGGGTGGTCAGGGCGTCGATGTGGTCCAGCAGGGCACCGGCCAGCGCGCCGCGGAGTCTCTGGTCGGCCTGGGGCTGGGGCTGGGGCGTCAGCATGGCCGAAGGCTAGGCCGATGCCGCCCCGGGGTCATCAGGTGTGCGCATGCGCCCATATGGCGAGGGCGGGTTGTTGGGCATCGGCACATGGTGTGCCGGGGCGGGAGCGCCGATGGTGGTGGGCGGCCCCACCGTCCGACCGCCCGGGAGATCCCATGCAGCCCAGCGTCGCCACACCGCCCGGCCCCACCGGCCAGGTCCTCGCACCCGAGCTCCGCGCACACCGGGGCCAGGTCCGATGAGCGAGCCGATCGAGCTGGAACTGCCCGTCGACGGCTGAGTGCTGTCCGTCCTGCGGTTCGGCACCGGACCGCGTGCCGTCGTCGCCGCTCACGGCATCACCGGATCCGGCATGTCCTTCCGGGGCGTGGCCCGCCATCTGCCCGCCCAGTGGTCGTTGTACGCGATCGATCTGCGCGGTCGCGGCGGCAGCGCGCACACCCCCGGCCCGTACGGCATCGGGCGCCACGCCGCGGACGTCTGCCGCGCCGCCGAGCTGCTGGGCGGCGGCTCGCCGGTGGCGCTCACCGGCCACTCGATGGGCGCCTACGTCGCCCTGCGGGCCGCCGCCCGCGCACCCGAGCTCTTCGACCGGCTGCTGCTCGTCGACGGCGGGCTTCCGCTCCCGGTGCCCGCGGGCGCCGATCCGGACGCGCTGCTGGACCTCACCCTCGGCCCGGCGATGGCGCGCCTGGGCCGCACCTACCCCGACGACGAGACGTATCTGGACGGCTTCCGGGACCACCCGGCGCTGGGGCCGTCCTGGAACGAGGACATCGAGGCGTATGCGCGGTACGACCTCACCGGGCCGCCCGGTGCCCGCCGCTCCCGGGTCCTGACCGAAGCCGTGCGGGCCGACGGGCGCGAACTCCTTTGCCACGCCGGCTCCTTCGGCGCGGACCTCACCCGCCTCGCCGTGCCCACGCTGCTGCTGCACGCGCCACTCGGACTCATGGGCCGGACCCCGCCGATGCTCCCGCGGCAGACGGTGGACCACTGGCTCGGCCACGCGTCCCGGCTGACCGGCGAACTGATCCACTCCTCGAACCACTACACGATCCTGCTCGGCGGCCATGCGCGGACGGTGGCCGACCGGCTGGTCGACCTCAGGTGATCTCCATCCCTCCGTAGCCCCCACAAGGAGAGCGCACCCATGAGACGAAGCGCCCTGCGAGCCGCCCTCACCACCCTCATCACCGCCCTGGCCGTGCTGACCGGCCCGACCGCGTCCGCCGACGAGCCCGGCCTGCCCCGGCTGAACATCACCGGCACCTACGTCACCGGAATCTCCTCCGGCGGCTTCATGGCCTCTCAGCTGCAGGTGGCGTACTCGGGCACCGTCAAGGGCACGGGCGTGTTCGCCGCCGGCCCGTACTACTGCGGCAAGGGCGGCATCATCACCGGCCTGATCGCCTGCGGCACCGGCCTGGTCTCCACCGACCCCGAAGGCATCGAGCAGATAGCGCGCCGCTGGTCGGCCGAGGGGCGCATCGACCCCGTGGCCAACCTCGTGGACACCCCCGTCTACACCTACCACGGCACCAAGGACCCGCTGGTCCGCGACCGCGTCAGCGACGAAGGGGTGCGGTTCTACCGGGACTTCGGGGCGCGCACCGCCTACCACGACACCGATCCGGCAGGCCACGGCTGGCCCACCCCGAACGGACCGCTGCCCTGCGGCGCCACCTTCTACCCCTTCCTGATCAACTGCGGAAACGACCCGCAGGGGGAGATGCTGCGCCACTGGTTCGGCGACGCCGCGGTCAAGGCGCCCGCGCCCGGGCAGTCGGGCACCCTGACCCGCTATGACCAGGACCGTTACGTACCGGGCGGCTGGGCCCAGTGGTACAGCCTGGGCAGCACGGGCTTCCGCTACACACCGGACTCCTGCGCCCAGGGCGCCCCCTGCAAGCTCGTCGTCGCCCTCCACGGCTGTCTCAGCGACAACAAGTTCGTGGGAGACCGGTTCGCCCGCGCGTCACATCTGAACGAATACGCCGACACCAACAACCTGGTCATCCTCTACCCGCAGACCGATATCAGCCTGGTCCGCGGCAACCCTCAGGGCTGCTGGGACTGGTGGGGTTTCACCGGCCGTGACTACGCCCAGAAGTCCGCACCCCAGATGCGCGCCATCGTCAACCAGATCCACGCCCTGGGCGGCTGAGCGCCACGACGCGGCCATGGGACGTACCGGGATGGATGCCACGAAAGCCCGGAGCCGTCGCGTACGGTGAGTGCTGTGACACTGAGTGAGGGAAGCCATCGCCTCGGACCGCCGGGCGGACGACTGCTGATCAAGACCAGCCGTACCGGGCTCGGCCGGAGGGCGGGGCACGATCTGACGATCGAGGCCACCCGATGGTCCGGGGAGGCGACGGTGGTCGGCGGCGCCCCCGAGGAGTCGTCGGTGACCGTGACGGTCGAGACGGACTCATTGAGCGTCCGGGAGGCGACCGGCGGGCTGAAGCCGCTCTCCGAGGGCGACCGGGCCGAGATCGAGCGGACGCTGGAGGGCAAGGGGCTGCTGCACACCGCGGAGCACCCCACGATCACCTTCCGCTCCACGAGGATCACCGGAACGCCCGAGTCCTTCGAGATCACGGGCGACCTCACCATCAAGGGCCGGACCCACCCGGTGACGGTGCACGGGAGCGGCGATCCCCGGGGGACGCTGCGCGGCTGGGCGTCCGTCACCCAGTCCACCTGGGGCATCAAGCCGTACAGCGCGTTCCTGGGTGCGCTGAAGCTGTCCGACGAGGTCCGCGTCGAGTTCGAGGCGACCGGGCCGGAAGCGGCACCCGGCCCCGGCCAGTAGCCGGAGCCGGGCCTCAGGGCGCCGCTAGCTCTGCGTCCGGGACGCGTCCTGGCAGCTTTCCGCGCCCTTGCACCGCTGGAGCGCGGTGAGGGTGCGGTGCAGGGCGGCCCGTTGTTCGGCCGAGAGGGACGCCTCCCGGTTGGTCAGCTGCTCGGGGTCGGAGTCCAGATCGTAGAACTCCCGCTCCCCATCGGTGTATTCGACATAGAGGGAGTCATCGGTGCGCATCGCCGCGTAGGTCGGCGGGTCGCCCGCGTTCTTGGGCGCCGCGTCGGGATCGCCCTTCTTGGACTTCGCCTTATGGTGCTCGACCAGGACGGCATCGCGCCACTCGTCCTCGGTCCGGCCGTGCATCAGGTCGTTGAGGCTGCGCCCGTCCACGCCCGACGGCGAATCCACGCCCGCGAGGTCCTGGAAGGTCGGGTTGAGGTCGACGTTCTCGGCGAGCTGGGACACCTTCTTACCCGCCGGAACATCGGGTCCGGTGACCATCAGCGGCACATTGATATCGGTGTCGTAGGCGGTCTGCTTTCCGGTGCGGAGCCGGTGTTCGCCCATGTGGAAGCCGTTGTCCGACCCGAACACGATATAGGTGTTGTCCGCCAGGCCCTTGTCCTCGAGCGTCTTCTCCAGCTGACCGATCATTTCGTCGACCGCCTGGACCGAGCGCGCTCGCTTGGCGAAATTCCGGTCGATCCCCTTCTTCTCCTTCGACGTCAGCGG
Coding sequences:
- the phnE gene encoding phosphonate ABC transporter, permease protein PhnE → MSVVDHHPPAAPPAAPGPGPGATRPHRRTLARPTAAGLSAATALLLCVIGGVWAFIALRINIATLTDSADNAVAFLSRTLPLDFPPPGELFSLIWQTLAIVVSATVLSVVLSVPLALLAARNTTPGAGARLVSRGVIVLCRAVPEVVFAIAAFRVFGLGGMTGVVALGVHSVGMVGKLYADAVEQTDEGPRTALRATGAGRLQQITAAVLPQALPSLVATALHRLDINLRASAVLGFVGVNGLGYALSTAITTLDYQRAMAIAVVLLLLCFVAESISGAIRRTLLQDVTAARRPRPWRRERKGARRDERPGGTAPARPSSGATAATTAIATATSPAHGGTAVRRGLPRWDARRIRRTTWLVLTVALVVASAIRSGLSWGTLRRGAESFFPTLGDFLPPGTGGIGDQLWADLWVTLQIALAGTLIGLVLALPLGTLAARNVVGSPRVARFFRTVILLVRAIPELVLAIVFVVVTGLGAVSGALALGVGSVGLLGKLVADSLEETDPGPARALVATGARRHQVFFGSVLPRAWPAVVGHLLYQLDVNLRSATLLGIVGAGGIGYDLLNAARVLQFPVVTTIVLMVLALVLLIEGLAVWVRKVYA
- a CDS encoding GntR family transcriptional regulator produces the protein MPRSRYTEIAEVLAAEIADQPADVRVAGEHEIAARFGVSRAAARSALQELEGRYLVRRVRGAGTFVSRPLDYVLSQSRVPSMHQTIREAGGEPRTVVRDVTTVPVTGAIAERLERAEGSAVHLLTRQSYIDGLLSGWSQEWIPVDMLPELDAAVHAVESLDTILRQMCGVTPVRAWCRVSSVLPDRRVAEGLETAHNRPVWLVESLSRDAASGRAVMCSSTWSRPDSVRIIVELDGPVTP
- a CDS encoding family 43 glycosylhydrolase — its product is MPTNSEHRLHIDRRTLLTGVAGSLGVAAGLPATAAQASPTEGAPMRRHPSNWPQLQPYGLADTRLDLWPRQDNSFVLPLEPRPRDRERGVVWMRDTYVNCFVVDGRPLYVATGTTRVPGLDAAAPWNDGIFVWISRSLRGPWRLVDTTGIRPGAERGKVWSPEFVGENRPGRTVVAPWQDYWYDDRFGKRGQVWAPELHYFNGTWYLVACMGDHSRKVGSFLLVSEGGVEGPYRLVEGNLDKPFGDAFIGGPDFIEPGAYHHIDGSLYTEGDDAWLVLHNDLYAPFRNDMEDIHPTTRLPTFRQMPYAPEPYLEGAYVFKYRGKYYLVQAAWDRTSIDSDGSTRYAYDPPGPGRVQYQYDAVVAVSDSFEGPYSQRWTAGVGAGHNNFFVDHGGRLWATFFRNPNFGYWSHPSRIADAAVPGVVRLEWTGPEGNRLYVQRRKRDGVTG
- a CDS encoding aconitate hydratase yields the protein MDLPRARAHGTVAQRLIGDHLLSGRMEPGEEIALRVDQTLTQDATGTLVMQELEALDLDRVRTEASVQYVDHNILQADERNAEDHLFLRSAARRFGLWFSKPGNGVSHPTHMHHFGAPGKTLAGSDSHTCAGGSLGMLAIGTGGLEVALAMAGRPLHLTMPKVWGIRLTGELPPWVSAKDVILELLRRHGVQGGVQRVLEYYGPGLASLTAMDRHVIANMGAELGATTTVFPADEAVRDFLDGVGRGDDFVEITAEQDASYDLDEEIDLSSLEPLIARPTSPGNVVPVREVAGEPIAQVVIGSSANPGFRDFAVPAAMVARRQVPAGVSFDINPTSREILQDLTRRGATFDLIAAGARIHQSGCLGCIGMGQAPASGRNSLRTFPRNFPGRSGTEDDAVWLCSPETATASALSGVITDPRDWADRLSADPPTPDLPDPPSNNDAMLEPPLPPDEAARVALERGPNISALPELDPLPDSLHGPVLLKAGDDVSTDEISPAGAAALPYRSNIPKLAGFTLTRLDPDYPRRAEAVREDTGHLIVAGANYGQGSSREHAAITPRYLGLRAVIAKSYARIHWQNLVNFGVLPLEFEDPADYERIETDDRLHLSGLREALSPAGAPTLRVRNATRDEEYAVRHRLSPRQREAVLAGGVIPAMAPPPAAGP
- a CDS encoding PucR family transcriptional regulator — translated: MLTPQPQPQADQRLRGALAGALLDHIDALTTRVVADIHAHSEMYASERPVSGPDLTAVCRDNLIRALEDFGGLPPTGDFEQAARETGRRRAVQQVPLDTVLQAYRRGGRVMWQAMTEVLRGWSEVAQDTALEVAGALWETIDRYSSVMADAYRMAQLELHHRQDTRRGALFEALLDGRGHDPVVAKAAAAALGVPERDRYAMVVAAQDPAAPPHPAPVLAAADVWSFWRPRAERYAGIVRIGPRAPGMLLGILRRHLGATAGVSPPFARLAEAGSALRLAERALRTLTPRSGEVAALDERLPEALLCEQPEITERLVAHYLGGVLSRPVEREVLLETLSVWLGTGGSAGRSAERLFCHRNTVLNRIGRITELTGWSPDSGEARLGWALAPRALPGPAADTDGLSGAGPV
- a CDS encoding alpha/beta hydrolase, which produces MLSVLRFGTGPRAVVAAHGITGSGMSFRGVARHLPAQWSLYAIDLRGRGGSAHTPGPYGIGRHAADVCRAAELLGGGSPVALTGHSMGAYVALRAAARAPELFDRLLLVDGGLPLPVPAGADPDALLDLTLGPAMARLGRTYPDDETYLDGFRDHPALGPSWNEDIEAYARYDLTGPPGARRSRVLTEAVRADGRELLCHAGSFGADLTRLAVPTLLLHAPLGLMGRTPPMLPRQTVDHWLGHASRLTGELIHSSNHYTILLGGHARTVADRLVDLR
- a CDS encoding extracellular catalytic domain type 2 short-chain-length polyhydroxyalkanoate depolymerase — its product is MRRSALRAALTTLITALAVLTGPTASADEPGLPRLNITGTYVTGISSGGFMASQLQVAYSGTVKGTGVFAAGPYYCGKGGIITGLIACGTGLVSTDPEGIEQIARRWSAEGRIDPVANLVDTPVYTYHGTKDPLVRDRVSDEGVRFYRDFGARTAYHDTDPAGHGWPTPNGPLPCGATFYPFLINCGNDPQGEMLRHWFGDAAVKAPAPGQSGTLTRYDQDRYVPGGWAQWYSLGSTGFRYTPDSCAQGAPCKLVVALHGCLSDNKFVGDRFARASHLNEYADTNNLVILYPQTDISLVRGNPQGCWDWWGFTGRDYAQKSAPQMRAIVNQIHALGG
- a CDS encoding YceI family protein yields the protein MTLSEGSHRLGPPGGRLLIKTSRTGLGRRAGHDLTIEATRWSGEATVVGGAPEESSVTVTVETDSLSVREATGGLKPLSEGDRAEIERTLEGKGLLHTAEHPTITFRSTRITGTPESFEITGDLTIKGRTHPVTVHGSGDPRGTLRGWASVTQSTWGIKPYSAFLGALKLSDEVRVEFEATGPEAAPGPGQ